The Oryzias melastigma strain HK-1 linkage group LG3, ASM292280v2, whole genome shotgun sequence genome contains a region encoding:
- the rxfp3.3a2 gene encoding relaxin-3 receptor 1, with translation MRAEHDTPLSARETERLRSEELSHGAHPRPPDAPSPKMDEVFNQSGAPNRSSSDDDKFTFEDIDVSADGSPILRIFISVVYSVVCAVGLVGNLLVFFLMRLRQGRKRSTINVFIINLAVTDFQFVLTLPFWAVDTALDFSWPFGGAMCKIVLSVTVMNMYASVFFLTAMSVTRYMCVASALKKKAHRRSRCVKWVCAILWVAATAATAPTAIFSTVTEVAGEKLCLLKFPEGHDWLALYHLQKILIAFIIPMLIVSVNYLMLLRFVRRKSMDTSTNPKRRSRVTKSVAIVVLSFFCCWMPNHAITFWGVLVKFNAANWDNSYYTVHTYVFPLTVCLAHTNSCLNPVLYCLMRPEIRKMLGRLFWRDSTPLQSKGCATRSVTQGEIQGVVPLQIMDNTEYSLSIIDRKGSQTTPRNR, from the coding sequence ATGCGCGCGGAACATGACACGCCGCTGAGCGCGCGGGAGACAGAGAGGCTGAGGAGCGAGGAGCTCTCACATGGGGCGCATCCTCGCCCGCCTGATGCGCCATCCCCCAAAATGGATGAAGTATTCAACCAAAGCGGAGCTCCGAACCGAAGTTCATCCGACGATGACAAGTTCACTTTTGAGGACATTGACGTGAGCGCGGACGGCTCCCCCATCCTGAGGATCTTCATCTCCGTGGTGTACTCTGTAGTTTGCGCGGTGGGGTTGGTGGGGAACCTGCTGGTGTTTTTCCTCATGAGGCTGAGACAGGGTCGGAAGAGGTCTACtatcaatgttttcatcatcaaccTGGCTGTGACGGACTTCCAGTTCGTGCTCACGCTGCCCTTCTGGGCCGTGGACACCGCACTGGACTTCAGCTGGCCGTTTGGAGGCGCCATGTGCAAAATCGTCCTGTCCGTCACCGTGATGAACATGTACGCCAGCGTCTTCTTCCTCACTGCCATGAGCGTCACGCGCTACATGTGTGTGGCCTCAGCCCTGAAGAAAAAGGCGCACAGGAGGTCACGGTGCGTGAAGTGGGTGTGCGCAATCCTGTGGGTGGCGGCGACCGCGGCCACTGCGCCCACGGCGATCTTCTCCACCGTGACAGAAGTCGCCGGAGAAAAACTCTGCCTCCTGAAGTTCCCTGAAGGGCACGACTGGCTCGCACTTTACCACCTGCAAAAAATCCTGATAGCCTTTATAATCCCCATGCTCATCGTCTCCGTGAACTATCTGATGCTCCTGCGCTTCGTCAGACGGAAGAGCATGGACACCAGCACCAACCCCAAACGGAGATCCAGAGTCACCAAGTCTGTCGCCATCGTGGTCCTgtccttcttctgctgctggatGCCAAATCACGCCATCACCTTCTGGGGCGTCCTGGTCAAATTTAACGCAGCCAACTGGGACAACTCATACTACACGGTGCACACGTACGTGTTCCCGCTCACTGTGTGCCTGGCGCACACAAACAGCTGTCTGAACCCGGTGCTGTACTGCCTGATGAGACCCGAGATCAGGAAGATGCTGGGCAGGTTGTTTTGGAGAGACTCCACTCCACTCCAGAGCAAAGGCTGCGCCACGCGCTCCGTTACGCAGGGAGAGATCCAGGGCGTCGTGCCTCTGCAGATTATGGACAACACAGAGTACAGCCTGTCCATCATAGACCGCAAAGGGTCCCAAACGACCCCGCGCAACCGCTGA